One Brassica napus cultivar Da-Ae chromosome C4, Da-Ae, whole genome shotgun sequence genomic region harbors:
- the LOC106434534 gene encoding mavicyanin-like: MAWINSKLFFTSLMILVALMGVGVGGTVHKVGDSSGWTMMGVDYQAWASSRTFQVGDSLVFEYNNEFHDVTEVTPHDFELCYSSNPLARYQTGSDTVTLTKPGFQHFICGVPGHCDIGQKLGILVFPVSLGPVAAPVPGPVRSPSSFMSPSPSPLATSPTNAPQYQMGPSPL, encoded by the coding sequence ATGGCTTGGATCAATAGCAAACTTTTCTTCACTTCTCTTATGATTCTTGTGGCACTTATGGGGGTTGGAGTAGGAGGAACGGTTCACAAAGTCGGCGACTCGAGCGGATGGACCATGATGGGTGTGGATTACCAAGCTTGGGCTTCTTCAAGAACTTTTCAAGTAGGAGACTCACTGGTCTTCGAATACAACAACGAGTTCCACGACGTCACTGAAGTCACTCCCCATGATTTCGAGCTATGCTACTCGTCTAATCCGTTGGCGAGGTACCAAACTGGATCAGACACGGTAACTCTAACCAAACCAGGATTTCAACACTTCATATGCGGAGTTCCTGGTCACTGCGACATAGGACAAAAGCTTGGCATCCTCGTCTTCCCGGTCTCGTTGGGTCCAGTGGCTGCTCCAGTTCCGGGACCAGTCAGATCACCAAGCTCTTTTATGTCTCCTTCACCTTCTCCCTTGGCTACTTCACCAACCAATGCTCCACAATATCAGATGGGACCATCACCTCTTTGA
- the LOC106434533 gene encoding mavicyanin-like, protein MAWINSKLFFTSLMILVALMGVGVGGTVHKVGDSSGWTMMGVDYQAWASSRTFQVGDSLVFEYNNEFHDVTEVTPHDFELCYSSNPLARYQTGSDTVTLTKPGFQHFICGVPGHCDIGQKLHILVFPASLGPVAAPVPGPVRSPSSSMSPSPSPLATSPTNAPQYQMGPSPL, encoded by the coding sequence ATGGCTTGGATCAATAGCAAACTTTTCTTCACTTCTCTTATGATTCTTGTGGCACTTATGGGGGTTGGAGTAGGAGGAACGGTTCACAAAGTCGGCGACTCGAGCGGATGGACCATGATGGGTGTGGATTACCAAGCTTGGGCTTCTTCAAGAACTTTTCAAGTAGGAGACTCACTGGTCTTCGAATACAACAACGAGTTCCACGACGTCACTGAAGTCACTCCCCATGATTTCGAGCTATGCTACTCGTCTAATCCGTTAGCGAGGTACCAAACTGGATCAGACACGGTAACTCTAACCAAACCTGGATTTCAACACTTCATATGTGGAGTTCCTGGTCACTGCGACATAGGACAAAAGCTTCACATCCTCGTCTTTCCGGCCTCGTTGGGTCCAGTGGCTGCTCCAGTTCCGGGACCAGTCAGATCACCAAGCTCTTCTATGTCTCCTTCACCTTCTCCCTTGGCTACTTCACCAACCAATGCTCCACAATATCAGATGGGACCATCACCTCTTTGA
- the LOC106434532 gene encoding mavicyanin-like: protein MYMELFFHQTNSLLLHKSLSNLFLSIQKVKNQTTPMMPSINSKSFFTSLMILVAIFGVGVKGTVHKVGDSSGWTMMGVDYQAWASSRTFQVGDSLVFEYNNEFHDVTEVTPHDFELCYSSNPLARYQTGSDTVTLTKPGFQHFICGVPGHCDIGQKLGILVFPASLSPVAAPVPGPVRSPSSSMSPSPSPLATLPTNAPQYQMGPSPL, encoded by the coding sequence ATGTATATGGAACTATTTTTTCACCAAACAAACTCATTACTTCTCCATAAATCTCTATCAAACCTGTTTCTCTCTATTCAAAAAGTCAAGAACCAAACAACACCAATGATGCCTTCGATCAATAGCAAATCTTTCTTCACTTCTCTCATGATTCTTGTGGCAATTTTTGGAGTTGGAGTAAAAGGAACGGTTCACAAAGTCGGCGACTCGAGCGGATGGACCATGATGGGTGTGGATTACCAAGCTTGGGCTTCTTCAAGAACTTTTCAAGTAGGAGACTCACTGGTCTTCGAATACAACAACGAGTTCCACGACGTCACTGAAGTCACTCCCCATGATTTCGAGCTATGCTACTCGTCTAATCCGTTAGCGAGGTACCAAACTGGATCAGACACGGTAACTCTAACCAAACCAGGATTTCAACACTTCATATGCGGAGTTCCTGGTCACTGCGACATAGGACAAAAGCTTGGCATCCTCGTCTTCCCGGCCTCGTTAAGTCCAGTGGCTGCTCCAGTTCCGGGACCAGTCAGATCACCAAGCTCTTCTATGTCTCCTTCACCTTCTCCCTTGGCTACTTTACCAACCAATGCTCCACAATATCAGATGGGACCATCACCTCTTTGA